From the genome of Ooceraea biroi isolate clonal line C1 chromosome 10, Obir_v5.4, whole genome shotgun sequence:
ATCGCGATCGACCAATCAGCGGctcgtttatattttatgtaactaTCATCTCTCCTTCGTGCAAGCGAGATGTTGATTGGCTACCGTGGCAATTTTCTATCTCCATTTCCGCCTAGAAAGGAAGGAGGggttgcaataataatttcaattgcaGGCTCTCCTCGCAGTGCGAGGCTCGCACTGAAcctaatttcatttaaatttcattttatatgaaCCTAATTTCAAAGCTATAGGTGTGCATTTGGCCCTCAGCCAATCAGCGCGCGATCGGTCACGTGACGAGTTGTCGACTCTCTTATTAAAGGCTCTCTACTTCCGCCGCGTGGCAAGCGTCGCGGAAcgacattaattattacattttcatgtacttataattattattacgataactttttattttctcgtaatGTTATGTATGGTACATAACATTACGAGGTATGTAACACGTAAGTGAGTCCCATTTGCTCGCAGATAAGGTTCCACCAATCAGAATACTCATTGAGCTAGGGATATTGTATTCATCGAAGTATCGAGTGCTGTGATTGGCGGTGTCTGATCGTAACAAACGGGACACTCATATAGGTTACATAACATAATAagtatgaaaatttttattaatcaatatagCAAGTTTCCTTTATAccatttaatttcttaatttttataaattaatatagcaAGTTTCCTTTATACCATTTAATAGAATCCACACTTGGTCATCCGCCAATTAATACTGATGCGTTAATTTGTCTTTTTGATTGTTCTCGAATGCATTTATGTCaaaggaaaattaattcgttttaaattttttctaggATACATACATATGAATGTTGGGAGATGGGTTGCAATCCAATTGACATTATTGCAAGTGCTTTACAATATTTTGTATCCCTTTTTCTGctctcaaataaaaaaatgaaaataaagctttgaagaatttttataaacttatCACATTTCTTTGGATATCTAAAGAGAGTtgcaaaagaaatatatattataaatatattaatagaaatattttagaggAATTTATTAACGAAGATACAAGAATTGTACAAATTAATGTATATCCAAGTATATGAATGATATATTCTCTTACAAGTGATACATGTGTGTTACCTTtcttgcaaattaattaaaacacaaGAAATACAATCGATTAGCTCGATTTTTCACTTACAAAGTAACATCAGTTTGTGAAAGATGAGATATTGCTGCATACCTCACTCCCTCTCCTTCGTTactatacataatattaaatatatacaaatttcaaaataatacaattaatataatacagatACAGAGCTATATATAACGTAACAATTATTGtacagtgtgtgtgtgtgtatatatatatatcatatatatatatatatatatatatatatatcaatcaaGCATACAACTAATCATAAAACATAacacaaagaataaaataggTGCTAACAATAGTACTTTAATCTAAAAGTTCCTTTCACGTGTTCTCAAGAGCGATGTACATGTAATATTGCACATCCTCAATTTATAGCAGAATCTACATGACCAATTTTGCATCATATATTCGCATCATATATTTCATAACTCTTCGATGTGTATGATATGTGTATCGTACGAAGTTGaataaagttaaataaattcaatagaGTGTTAAATCTATTCTGTATTCCATATAAAACAcatatttgaatttgaatagGAATTCCGTTTAATCGCGTATGACACTTTGTTCATTCAACTTGCTCCCATGATCACACATAATCATGACTTCATTATCACGACAATACCACAACAGAGTCATTTTTCATCTAGCGAATcgtcaatatattatttatactcaATATATATTAGTCAATATATATCGGTGTAAcaataattgcaaaaatatcttGCAGACTGTACATAATGTGTTTACATATTGCCTAATTGTAAAGTTGTAAAAGTCTATCAAAGAATTAACGTGAAATATGCGATGCGAATACGATTTATAACTTGTTGCTTACATTATGTTTTACTTTTGTTATCATTATAAACACATCTGTAATGCCTGTCACATACTGTTAGTCCAGTAGGTCAGGATGATTTTATGCAATCTGCTTTCGACAACAGACATCAAAAGTAatgaagtataaaatatataagatgtattttattcaCAGAAATCATCCCAACCAACTATGGTCAATATGCTATAAAGAATTAGTCAGCATACAAGATACTGCAAGGTGCAAGGTGATAAATGTGAGACACTTCAGGAATTAAAAGTTAGCacaataaaaagttaatataagTTACTATAGTATATTCTATTTGATCTTCTCTCCAAGttacaataaattttgcaCTCATTGTTTCAGCAAATCAAgctaaagaaatttaaaaattattttattcggaATAAATGTTACTTTTAAGTGCTGAATTCTATTCCTGAAGTGAATCTCGCATATTACAGAAATATCCTGTATCTacatcgataaaataaattcttggAGAAAGACTGCAGATTCTCTTTCTCGGAATGTTGCaagttttcaatttaatgagatagtttatatgtatatagagaGATCACTCCACAGTTGGTGAAAAATGTAGTTTTaagaaatttggaaaaataagATTCACGGTCTCCTCTTTACACTACgtattctataatatacataacgtTGTTTCTCACAGGATTCTCCTATCCTCGTAAACTGCAGCAACTGTCTGTGTCGAAAACTATTTTGCAGCCCTTTATTTCTATGGCAGTGTCTCAACGTTTATCCGTGCTTGCTTGCTTGTACGTATACTTTTCACCATCACTGCGTAATAGCATCTTAAAAACTCCGACGTTAAgtaaaaatacacatttttcACGCCATAATCGGGTAAGTTATTTAGTGAAACACAACAACCGTCGAGATACAAGAAACTGAAAACTGTCCGCTTTGAAGCTGTAAAAGTCCATATAAATATGCGATGATTTCGTACACATTATATCGTGCGCATATCGTTCCCGCGACACTGTAAAATGACTTTACGAAATCATTACGAACGCTCGACAATGTCTTTCTTTGAGTTTACGGAAGCATCATTATTGGTCCTCGTACCATCATTGCCAACAATCTTTCGGTCAGACGCCTCGGATGTCTTGTTGGATTCTTCGGCATGTCCCTTGCTCTTTATCGTGGCATTCAGACTTTTCAGAAAGTTACCAAGATGTTCGGCGGCTATGGGGTTATGTGCCCACTCGTTCGAGGGGAAAACTGCTAACAATCTTTTTTGTACCATCTCCGAAGTCAATTGCTTCGCAATTTCAGTTGCTTCCGATTTGTTGACGTTGAGCTTGTTGCCATCGTCGGAAGTAGCTGAACCGTCAACGGCACTGTCATCAGGATTGGCAGTCGAGTCGGAAGGTTTGACTACATCGGACGATGTCTGGGCATCCGTCACCGTTTCCTGATCCGTCGACGTCGAACAACTCTTGTTCGTCGCAGTACTCTCCACTGTGATCGAACTGGAATCCGGACTAACCGGCGATTTATTACACGTCATTTCGGAACTGACGTTGTTCTTCGGCGGACTGAACGTCGCACTTGCGGCTTTGTTACTCGCGTTCGTATCGTTGCTATTGATATTATCATTATGATTAACACTATCCTCGTTTCTCGTATTTACACTGCCATTACCAGGAGGTGGCGACGGCGAAGCCGTCGACGATACTCTAGGGCTCGCTGCCTCgcgatgctgctgctgctgctgctgctgcaatGAACTATCCGTATCGGTTGATCCTGAGTTTTTAGACTCTACATTCGGATCTTTAACGGTCTCGACAGTAGTAGCTGGTGCATTGCTCTTCGTGCTGTCGTCGTTGCTCCGTGATACGAGTCTATTATTCGTGCTTTCGACGTTCGAAGAGTATTTTCGTTGAACAGTCGCGCGTGGAGCTTCATCTGTCGAATCGAGGCTTTCGTTGTTACGAAACATTGGAAGCTTACCCGCATCGCTTACCGCTGCTTTATTGGCGCTCGCCAACTTGTCGGTGGACTGTTGCTTGTTAATCGGCACTGCTAAGGGCGCCACGGAAGACCTCGCAGGCTTAACCGGCGCGCACTGAGCAGCCAAATGACTCTTCCCCGGCATTCCGCTGATACCGGGATTGCCGTTTTCAGTGGCTCCAGTCGCAGCTCCACCGCTGGATTCTGCAGTGGAACGTGGTGGCAGTCGCAATCGCGCCGTGTCCATTTGAAACTGCTGGAGATTCGGTGCCTGACTGAGAGCGAAGATGCTCTGCAGACTCGGAAAAACCGACGGGAAATTCGCATTCGGATGGCCGAGGGAACCAAGGGACGGTGCGTAGACGGGCGTCCGCGACGGTGCCGGTAACGGGCAATCGGTAACACGATGAGCGGCGGGTGTCAAGGAACCCGGTGGTGCTCGATAATACTTGTGCCCGCTCATGAGCGTCACCACTTGTCCCTGATCGGAGATGCCTCCCGGTTGCATGGTGTCCCTAGGAATAACCTTGTTGGTCTTATTGAGCTTCGTCACCGGTTGAGGGATCCTTAGAGGATGCATGTCCATCTTCTTGTTGCTTCCGCTCAAGTCCAGAATGTCTTTGGACGGCTCCTGCGGTTCTCTTTTCCGTTTGCCGGCTACTGATGTTGTTCGTTGTTGATGATTCACCACCTCGCCACTTCGACTTGTCATCGTCTGTTTCGCTGCGGTTATCATCGTCGCCGGCGGTTTGGCCTTCGGCGGCGTGGTGGGCATCCTAATCTGCCCCGTCTTGAGCGCTTTCAGCACGCGCGAATTGACCGATCGGTCATTCAACGTGATACTAGGATTTACTTTGCCCAGCGCTACCTTGCGAGTATTATCAACGAGATCAACGAGATTAGATTCGACCAGCTGTCCCGATGTTCCCGCGGACTTGGGCGAGGTCAGCGTTATGCTCAAACTCGCTGGAATGCTCAAACCGCAGCCATCCAGAAGATTCCTCGTGTCATGTGAGAGCATCGGGCCGCTCGACGATTTCACGTTGTTCGGCGCGCGACCCGGGTTGCTACCCGGGTGATCTGCCGTTATGTTAGTCGCTCTACTCGTAGGTATCACGTGTTCCGCAGACGGCGTACGTGGCATTTTAATAGCAGCATTCTGTGAAGGAACAATTTGTTGCTTTTTATTGACTTCTTTTTGTGCGATCTGCGGCGATTTCCGACGCTTGAGATCGGCTATCGGTACGCCCGGTGGACACTTCCTTTTCACCGCTCCAGCCGGTACAATCGGCGGATCGCTTGAAAAAGTATACACGTCCATCTTGTTATTGCTGTTCGTAATGTTTATACTGGTTCCCGAGTTGAACGACGCACGTCCGTCCGTGTCATCGATTCTGCCCGACGCGTACGTTCGATTACTAGCGGGCATTCCGGTAACGCGCTTGGCAATCGCGCTTGCTACGATGGTGTTCGCGTTTGAGCTGGCGTTCTCGGCGCTGCTGTTCTCTTTGACCTCGTTACCGTCTTTCTTCAGAGTTTCCTCCAAACTCCTCGGCATCGCGTTGCCCTTCTGAAGTGATTTAACGTCGTTTGCCAGAACGCCTGCCGGAATGTTTGCCGGAGTGTCTCGAATAGGTGACTTCACCTTACTATCGTGATCCGACACTGATTCCCTAGCAGTCAACTGGATGCTTTGAAGGAATTGCTTCTTATCCTGTTGCTCCGCGGGCCTCTTAAGGGCCGTTTTGAGGACAGCGCTGGCATTAGTGGGCGACGTTACCTTCTCCGAGCCCGGAAGTTGGTCTACGAAAGTCACCTTACGCCGTTGCTTCTCTTGCTTATCCGGATGCAGCGGACCGATCGTCGCGACCGATTTATCTTTgtcctgctgctgctgcagcgACTGCAACGCCAATGACGGGCTCAACGACGAGGGCGAGGGGAATAACGATGATGGTAACGACggcaatgacgacgacgacgcatcTTTTTCCATCTGGCCGCAACGCAGCAAAACGTTACTGATAACCTTCGGTTTCTTCGCACTGCTGTTCTGCGGCGGTGAGCATTGCTTCAACGTTATTTTCACTCCGTTGGAATTCACGACACTGAACTCGGGACTCGTAGAACTTTTAATGTCGGTCACCGCGGCGGTCGGATCTTTCCCGTTCCAGCCAACGGAGGATGGACTCTTTAACACTTCGTACTTCCCGTCCGGGTTCTTCAGTATTTTAATCGGAGTCTTTATCTGCTTAGTTGAATCGTCGCATGTCGTTGGTGTCGACGAAGGCGACACGCTCACCATCGATGAGGAAGATACGTTTGTCGCTGCCGTGGTCAGCATCGTCGTGTTTGTTGCTGTCGATGTCGATGATGTTGTAGATACCGTTGTCCTCATCGTCGTCTTGTTTGCTTCATCCTTCTCGGTGGTCGGTGCTTGCTTGCGTTCCACGAGCGGCTTCACGTGCGGCTTGTCGTTCGCAGTTTTACTCAGATCTTTTGGCGAAGATGTCGTTTTTTCATTGTTGTCACTCGCTGACTTATTTCTGATGGTTTGGTGGACTTGCTGCTTCGGCTCGGATTCAGTTATCTCAGGATGATTAATAGGATGATTAGTGTCCGTATTACTGTCGTCCCGCGCATCATTCGGCGGCAAACAAGCTCCGAGTCCCGGGGTCGATGGTCTTTGGTGCAACGGTGCCTCGAGCCTCTGTTCCTCTTGCGCCACCCGATAGAAGAATCTTATTGGTGCGATCTACGCAAGaagcaattttatatgtaaagtCATGAGTAAAATAAATCCTTTAATGTAATGcaaattaatgagaaataaataaaaaattaatagcgTACCCTCTTCCATGCATAAATGTAAGCGACGTCCATGAGAGTCCAATGTTCGGGCAGTGGCGCACGCCGATGGCAAATCTCGACGGTGTATCTCGTTATGTCGACGCTGTACTTCATCGCTATAAATTTCTTCAGGTGTGCGATGGTCACCAGAGCAGGACACTGCAGGTATCGCTTGTTGCTGACTGCGTTattgttactattattattactaccaTTGGCACCGTTCAAATTGTTCGTATCCATATCGTTGGTGCTCAGTATGGTCAACGGATCTACTCCAGGTGGTAGGTACTCTAGACTCAAGCTCACTACATCTTCTGGATTGAATATTAATCGTCCGCTCACATCCTCACCGCGTTGTTCCGGCGTTGCCGAGTTtgctgtataaaaaaatttaatatttcagatacCTTTCGTTTATTAGAGATtaagcaaaattcaaacattATTATTGAACCTTAGCCAATTCTTCAACTAAGTTCGAAAGTTTCCTCGCGAAAGCACGTTAAAATTTTTACCGAGACAAACTTTGCGTCATATGCGAATATACGCGCGTTCCGTATTTTGCTTACAACGTGCATTTATTCACGTTTTCACTCGAAAGTCGGTTTATAGCGTCGTCCAATAAAGTGTGTAACTTCGCTGACTTTGATGCAATGGCGAGACACCACTTTCTAACGAGAAGACCTGATCCAAACCATGTAATATCGGAATACCGACGATTTAGCAAGGTAAACGCACGATCAGCTATCAGCGAAATGTGCTTCGTTTGATAATGTGGATTTTAAATGCGAATATCTGTTGCGCGAACATTTCGAGCATCTATGCAACGACTTACCGTGCTCAGGATGCTTCTTGTAGAACTCCCGTCTCTTCAACATTTCCTTATGATATAATCCGGGCACCAGTTTGTACACGATATCTTGTAACGCTTTGTCGGCTCTGCAGAAAAATCACGATTATGTGAATCATCTGGTagataaatttcaaaatatacaGTTTATGCTTATTACATACAATCTATAAAAAGTAGGATCGTTATCTTCCAACACacaatcaatttattaatatttttgaatttatttgaaattaaatttaatcgcatagttaaattattttgaataattatattaaagttttattattggtGTGGTAGTCCGatcatatttttgcaaaaacaaaaacatttatgtaacataaattacatgtattatatacgtAGCACATAAAGCTACATACTTGATGTTTGGTTTTGCCTTGTTGAGCGCGTGTTTGCATGACGGACAATGCGCCACATTGCCGAGATGCTTCAAGATGCAGCTCCTGCAAACTAAATAGCAAAAATTCCGATGAGAATTAATGGCAAGTGCAATAATCAATCAGAAAAGATTGACTATTACAATCTCAACTTTACTCACAAGAGTGCAAGCACTCCACCACGGTTACGGCGTCTATGAGGTAGCCGCggcatattttacaaattagaTACGGGTTCACATCGCGTAAAAGTGTCCTCTTGCCGATACCAGCCATTTCTTCGTCAtgcaaataaattgcaaaacgcGAAGTCTGTAAAGGAAAAATACCATCAGTTTGGGTGCATcgaattttaaaaatcaacTGCAACATCGATTTTGGTGGTGCTATTAGTACTATAATTTAGTAAAGAGAACTTTTTCTGTTGCTTATTTCAGACACAGTAATATCGAgaaatagaaatttgtatGTATTAATTAACCTTATCGTTAACTGTgccatttatatattaattaactgtactgtttattatatattaattaaacaaattattattaatattaatttaaacatcGATCTAGCTTACCACCGGTAAGGCAACATTGAAAAAGCaaaactttcaccagtgacggAACATGTTGAAAAATTACAGTCACAGTTACAGTTAATTCTTTCGGATCTTCGATCCGAAATTACTTTCTTGACAACTTCAAGAATTTCTCCACTCTCGTAACAGCTGTATTCGTAACCTTGTATAGTTTTGCCGAATATGAAAATTGTCAGCGATTTGTCATTATGTCTATAGTTGAATTTTCCAAAGGTTTCTCAGGTAGCTACGATCCCCTCCGTCACCCTTGTCACCCCTCATCCCCCCCAGACCAACCCGCCTGTGGATACACGGGTGCGTTCCCTATTCCCGTCTCTGTTTAAAATCGTTCCTTCCGTTTTTCCGCTCACCCGGCAGTGCGGTTAAAACCGCCAAACGTCCCTTGCAACGTGGTGTACATTTGCGTGTGTGCACGCCCGTCGAATATATATACCTGGCAGTATTGATCGAATATCGCGGTATTTTGTGGCCCTGACGATAAGTCTATTCGCCTGGTTCTTACACCATGCATGCGAAAATTCAAAACTTTCCGACTTTTTCCTTTCCTCCTTTCCCTTTTTACGTCTCCATTTGGACCGACTCTACGCGCTCCGAAGCGTCGAGGGATATGCGGCGCATCGCCATAAACGCGGACACGTGTGTGCGCGTATACCGAAGATGTGGATTCCGCCATTAACACAAGGCCAGGTCTCGAGTAAAATGGGCACTCTTCATTTGTCTCGTTTTCATTTGGGAAGAGAAAACTGAATCAGAGTGGTTCATTCAGAAAGACGTTTATCACCTTTAGGACCTTTGAAAAAAGACTCGAGGGTTGGTCTTCCAACTGTGATCCCCAAAAACTGTGGCCGCTGATCAAGCATGCTCCGCCTATCAAGCCAGAAATGTCTCTGATGAAATACGCTATCTGTGATCGATGTACAGTCTATTACGAAGTAATGACACGCGAATAGCATCCGCGATGAAAAAAGCACCAAGTTTTCTGCGAGAGATGGAACAACACATCGTCGTTCTATTCTCACGCGGCACGTTTTACCACCATCGTTTACAGTTATCCGGATTATTTCGTCCCCTGAAGTATGCCTTTAAGTATGTATCACGTTCTGCGATGTCTAGTAACTACGTCTATTTATATCGGGCTGTTCCAAGACGAAGGAGCGAAATTCTCGCGGTGCACGGCGAACGAGACGCGGGAACACGTCGCGCGAAAATCACGCAGATATCCCGAGAATAATATCTCAAGTAATAATGGGGAGGCTCCACACAGCCAGATCTGCGAATTCTAACTCGTGAGTGAGTACGGAAAAACGAAAGGTATAAATGATAATCCTTAGACatcaataaacaaaattgGAACAGAGTCTGAGAATATTTCAGTTTCTCCTTGTCGCTGTCTCATTCAATCCTCATTTTGATGGTTTGCGTTACgttttgaatttaaatattatggaaaatatattgaacGTAACATTATTGGATAATGTTAATTGATTTAATGTTGCATCTTGAATTTGTTAATTCGTCGAAGCGAAATGTTGTTTACTAGATCTGAGAAAGCTTATTTCGGTAAGCATAAGATTGATGGGAACATCTTATACGTTTGTTATTTAAAGATCATGGAGTTAGCAGAAGCAACTGAAGACATGGTGTCAGCGAAATGCTTGCACCATCGGGATAAACCGGCGGTGGCGGTTTTTGATAAAGCGGTCGTCTCGAAATTCGCCACACTCGCGTAACATGGTCCGCGAAGAGAATCGCTAATACGTGCTGAGTTGCGGCATACACGTGCTTCGGAAATCAGCACGTGCTCCTCGTACGCGAAGCGTTTCGTGGAACATTCGAAGAATTGAAGTGACAAGATCcttctcacacacacacacacacaccacccTCGCAAAGAGCTCGAGATACATGTGACTCGGCAGATCTGCCTAGGCCTAAAGAGtattaagtatattgtatattaattcgaTACTCTTTCTCACAAAGTGCAAACTTTATACCAAAAacaacgcgatattaattttcaaagcAATCTCCATTATTTTCCATCACTTTGTCCCACTTCTCGACCAACTTTCTGATTCCGCCGCGAAAAGAATGTTGCGGACAGGTAAAGACACAAAATCAATTTAAACATCTAATGAGAGAGAATTCCATTCTATTGATTCAATTTATTCTAGTTTTCGGCATTTTTTGGATTTGGCAATTAGGCCACTTGTTCGTTTGTGATAAGCGGAACAAGctcgaaatatttaaaacaattacgCTAATTGGCAGGATTAATTATTCTATCTATCGCAATGCTACTGTGCTTACATGTGCCTGCGCAATTGTCTAGAATTCTAGATTGTTAGTTTATCCATATCGGTATGGCAATGACAGTGGAGCAGTGAAACGTGCGTGTGTACTCGCACTTTCGTTACACGCTTTATACATCTCGCGGTACTTAAACTACACGAATACGCGGTTTGTCTCAATGTCACGATCAACAATCGACCAATAATGCGTCTCGCCATCCATGCTTCTTCTGCCCGAGTGTTTCTCGATTGACAAACGAATCCCGTGTGATTTCGAACCGAGAACGAAGCAGCGCAGAATGAGAAAACGCGTAAATACTAATATATacgttgaaaagaaaaatatctgcatgtgtgtgtgtattctaTACGTGCGAGAAAGGATGTGTGAGTGAGGGAGATAGCCAGATGAGAAGGAGGGGAGGATATGGGGATAACACAACGGAGGAGACGAAGAAAACCGTACGCCCCGTCGCTCCATCTCTCGCACACAAGCGTAAACACTTACCTTCCTTCAatcctctgtgtgtgtgtgtgtgtgtgagcgACCGGTGGGGCTGCGTGTGCGCGAGTATTGTAtcatgtgtgcgcgcgcgcacacacacacgtatgtGACCGTGTTTATACGAGTATCAAGTGCCAATGTGCTCGTGTTTATACGTACTTGTatgcgcgacgacgacgaacatGCGAAACGTGCCAGCGGGGATGGCGGGCGCAACGGCTATGCACTCTCCAGCGCACGATTCTGGGGCACGAGCGtgatacgtgcgcgcgcgcgagcgcccgCGCGTGTGTGCATAGGACTACGGCGACTACACGACGGCGACGCGTTCGTTGTTCCTCGCGCGATGCACCACGtacgacgacgcgacgtgcaCCGATGTGAGAGCGCCACGTCCGACGCGGAACGAGAACGTCTCCGGCGATGCTCTCCGATGCTTGCACGTCCTCCCTCCCGCACGGTCTCTCCCTTTCGAGGTTCCCTCTTTGTGACCGTCGGCGGCCTACGGTATCGCGCGTGGTACAGCGCGATCTCGTCGCTCGCCGTTACGCGTCATTCACCGTCTCTCGATCGGCCGCGATCGTGGCGATTCCGCTTCATCGCACGCGCTTGGCCTGCGACGGAGCAACGACGTGCGAAAACGTACAGCAACCGCGCAGAAAACCTGCCGGGAAATCCGCCGCTTCCCTCCCGATCGCAAACGGCGAGGAAGCACTACACACTCGGGGCGCGCAGGGCGGTCACGAAATCACGACGGGGCCCGGTGGATAGCGCCGCGCGGCGCACTCGAGAACTAACGCGCGACAGCCGTCTGGCTGGACTGTATAGCTGACGCGACGAGACGacgggaaagagagatggagagcaCGCGAGCGCGATAACTACACGTACCACCGACGACGTCTCTTGCCAAACTGAGCGGGAGGCACGCGGAGTGGGATATGCCCTTTCCCTCCCCGCGGGCTCTCTCCCCCTCGTCGTTTCTGTCCCTTCGGGTATATGCTCGCTCTCCTCCCTCTCGCCGACCCGCTTGCTCTCTCGGGCAGTCACGACCCCCTCCTTCTTCCGCTCTCGCTCGTTTATCCGTCTCTGTCTACTGTCCTTCGGATCCGATGCGACTATACTAGCTCTGCCGGTTCGTCAGCTCGTCTCTCCTCGTCTCGTCCGCTTCTCTTCTATCTTGCTTTTTccgctatctctctctctctctctctctctctctcctccttcgTTTTTCTCCCACTACTACCGGA
Proteins encoded in this window:
- the LOC105278377 gene encoding polycomb group protein Psc gives rise to the protein MAGIGKRTLLRDVNPYLICKICRGYLIDAVTVVECLHSFCRSCILKHLGNVAHCPSCKHALNKAKPNIKADKALQDIVYKLVPGLYHKEMLKRREFYKKHPEHANSATPEQRGEDVSGRLIFNPEDVVSLSLEYLPPGVDPLTILSTNDMDTNNLNGANGSNNNSNNNAVSNKRYLQCPALVTIAHLKKFIAMKYSVDITRYTVEICHRRAPLPEHWTLMDVAYIYAWKRIAPIRFFYRVAQEEQRLEAPLHQRPSTPGLGACLPPNDARDDSNTDTNHPINHPEITESEPKQQVHQTIRNKSASDNNEKTTSSPKDLSKTANDKPHVKPLVERKQAPTTEKDEANKTTMRTTVSTTSSTSTATNTTMLTTAATNVSSSSMVSVSPSSTPTTCDDSTKQIKTPIKILKNPDGKYEVLKSPSSVGWNGKDPTAAVTDIKSSTSPEFSVVNSNGVKITLKQCSPPQNSSAKKPKVISNVLLRCGQMEKDASSSSLPSLPSSLFPSPSSLSPSLALQSLQQQQDKDKSVATIGPLHPDKQEKQRRKVTFVDQLPGSEKVTSPTNASAVLKTALKRPAEQQDKKQFLQSIQLTARESVSDHDSKVKSPIRDTPANIPAGVLANDVKSLQKGNAMPRSLEETLKKDGNEVKENSSAENASSNANTIVASAIAKRVTGMPASNRTYASGRIDDTDGRASFNSGTSINITNSNNKMDVYTFSSDPPIVPAGAVKRKCPPGVPIADLKRRKSPQIAQKEVNKKQQIVPSQNAAIKMPRTPSAEHVIPTSRATNITADHPGSNPGRAPNNVKSSSGPMLSHDTRNLLDGCGLSIPASLSITLTSPKSAGTSGQLVESNLVDLVDNTRKVALGKVNPSITLNDRSVNSRVLKALKTGQIRMPTTPPKAKPPATMITAAKQTMTSRSGEVVNHQQRTTSVAGKRKREPQEPSKDILDLSGSNKKMDMHPLRIPQPVTKLNKTNKVIPRDTMQPGGISDQGQVVTLMSGHKYYRAPPGSLTPAAHRVTDCPLPAPSRTPVYAPSLGSLGHPNANFPSVFPSLQSIFALSQAPNLQQFQMDTARLRLPPRSTAESSGGAATGATENGNPGISGMPGKSHLAAQCAPVKPARSSVAPLAVPINKQQSTDKLASANKAAVSDAGKLPMFRNNESLDSTDEAPRATVQRKYSSNVESTNNRLVSRSNDDSTKSNAPATTVETVKDPNVESKNSGSTDTDSSLQQQQQQQHREAASPRVSSTASPSPPPGNGSVNTRNEDSVNHNDNINSNDTNASNKAASATFSPPKNNVSSEMTCNKSPVSPDSSSITVESTATNKSCSTSTDQETVTDAQTSSDVVKPSDSTANPDDSAVDGSATSDDGNKLNVNKSEATEIAKQLTSEMVQKRLLAVFPSNEWAHNPIAAEHLGNFLKSLNATIKSKGHAEESNKTSEASDRKIVGNDGTRTNNDASVNSKKDIVERS